Proteins from a single region of Acidobacteriota bacterium:
- a CDS encoding pyrroloquinoline quinone-dependent dehydrogenase, with the protein MRTLLACLLFSLTALAQAAGWPAYGGTVAGTRYSSAKQITPANVTHLQVAWTFHTGELARVAQLDPNAQAFVKSKAAFEATPILHHGVLYLSTPLDWVFAIDARSGRQIWSFDPHLSHLDYSEMSSRGVAFWQGSGHGACSERIFIGTLDARLIALDARTGKACVDFGTDGAVNLTQGVQVVNPGQYQITSAPTVIGNRVVVGSSMGDNRAVTLALGVVRGYDVRTGKLLWSWDPLPWALHQHPRTGAANAWSTIAADPAHGLVFVPSTSPSPDYYGGKRLGNDADADSVVALRASDGKKIWAFQLTHHDLWDYDVAAEPLLFTWKDGTPAIAVTNKTGNVFVLNRLTGKPLTPVTEHPVPQSNVPGEQTSSTQPFSALPPLAPQTPLTPKTIFAINAADRAWCEARLQGVRNQGIYTPPSLEGSLYEPGNVGGVNWGSAAYDPVRHLYIADVNNLIAYARLIPRAEYVKANHGLHNRIYSDFGRQSQTPYGMVRGFLLWQGKVPCNQPPWGMVVAEDLYTGKLAWRVPLGTLIPGMHTGSPNLGGPIVTAGGLVFTAAAMDDTLHAYDSATGKSVWQTALPAGGNATPMTFMLDGRQYVVICAGGHGKLHTKLGDSVIAYALPSATLKR; encoded by the coding sequence ATGCGAACCCTACTCGCTTGCCTGTTGTTCTCGCTGACCGCGCTGGCACAAGCCGCAGGGTGGCCCGCCTACGGCGGCACCGTCGCCGGCACCCGCTACTCGTCCGCCAAACAGATCACGCCGGCCAACGTCACCCATCTCCAAGTGGCCTGGACGTTTCACACCGGCGAGCTGGCGCGCGTCGCCCAGCTCGATCCCAATGCGCAGGCATTCGTGAAGTCCAAGGCTGCGTTCGAGGCCACGCCCATCCTGCATCACGGCGTGCTGTACCTTTCCACACCGCTCGATTGGGTCTTCGCCATCGACGCCCGCTCCGGCAGGCAGATCTGGAGCTTCGACCCTCATCTCTCTCACCTCGACTATTCCGAAATGTCCTCGCGGGGCGTCGCGTTCTGGCAGGGCTCCGGCCACGGCGCCTGTTCCGAACGCATCTTTATCGGCACCCTCGACGCCCGTCTCATCGCCCTCGATGCGCGTACCGGTAAAGCCTGCGTCGATTTCGGCACGGACGGCGCGGTGAACCTCACGCAAGGCGTGCAGGTTGTCAATCCCGGCCAGTATCAAATCACCTCCGCGCCCACCGTCATTGGCAACCGCGTGGTTGTCGGCTCCTCCATGGGTGACAACCGTGCCGTCACGCTGGCGCTGGGCGTGGTCCGCGGCTACGACGTCCGCACCGGCAAACTCCTCTGGAGCTGGGACCCGCTCCCCTGGGCACTGCACCAGCACCCCCGCACCGGCGCGGCCAACGCCTGGAGCACCATTGCCGCCGATCCCGCCCATGGCCTCGTTTTCGTCCCCAGTACCAGCCCCAGCCCCGACTACTACGGCGGCAAACGCCTGGGCAATGATGCCGATGCTGACTCCGTCGTCGCCCTCCGTGCATCGGACGGCAAAAAAATCTGGGCCTTTCAGCTCACCCATCATGATCTCTGGGACTACGATGTCGCCGCCGAGCCGCTGCTGTTTACCTGGAAGGATGGCACGCCGGCGATTGCCGTCACCAACAAGACAGGCAACGTCTTCGTGCTCAACCGCCTCACCGGCAAACCGCTGACCCCGGTCACCGAGCACCCGGTCCCGCAAAGCAATGTGCCCGGCGAGCAGACCTCGTCCACGCAGCCGTTTTCCGCTCTCCCGCCACTCGCGCCGCAAACCCCGCTCACCCCAAAAACGATTTTCGCCATCAACGCGGCGGATCGCGCCTGGTGCGAAGCCCGCCTCCAGGGCGTGCGCAATCAAGGCATCTACACTCCCCCGAGTCTCGAAGGCTCGCTCTATGAGCCCGGCAACGTTGGTGGTGTGAACTGGGGTAGCGCCGCCTACGATCCCGTCCGCCATCTCTACATTGCCGATGTCAATAACCTCATCGCCTATGCGCGCCTGATCCCTCGCGCCGAATACGTCAAAGCCAATCACGGCCTGCACAACCGCATTTACAGTGACTTCGGCCGCCAAAGCCAAACGCCCTACGGCATGGTCCGCGGTTTCCTGCTTTGGCAAGGTAAGGTTCCGTGCAATCAGCCGCCTTGGGGCATGGTCGTCGCCGAGGATCTGTACACCGGCAAGCTCGCCTGGCGCGTCCCTCTCGGCACGCTCATCCCCGGAATGCACACTGGCTCGCCCAACCTCGGCGGCCCCATCGTCACCGCGGGCGGCCTTGTCTTCACCGCCGCCGCTATGGATGACACCCTCCACGCCTACGACTCCGCCACCGGCAAGTCCGTCTGGCAGACCGCGTTGCCTGCCGGCGGCAACGCCACGCCCATGACCTTTATGCTCGATGGCCGCCAGTATGTGGTCATCTGCGCCGGCGGCCACGGCAAACTGCACACCAAGCTGGGCGACAGCGTCATCGCCTATGCATTGCCCTCGGCTACTCTGAAGCGGTGA